In Sebastes fasciatus isolate fSebFas1 chromosome 24, fSebFas1.pri, whole genome shotgun sequence, the following are encoded in one genomic region:
- the lancl1 gene encoding glutathione S-transferase LANCL1, translating to MDTRAWRNPYHDYDGNPASTQALFDCQGKLTAEFAQRLSSKISELLAVMENGLKSADPRDCTSYTGWAGIALLYLHLHNVFRDSSLLQRALEYVSRSLKSLTRRHDVTFLCGDAGPLAVAAVVYHRLQRVQETDECINRLLQFHQNVVKGAGGLPDELLYGRMGYLYSLVFINQQLGQDRIPLQYIQQISEAVLVSGEHLSRKFRVQNHSPLMYEWYQEQYVGAAHGLAGIYYYLMQPGFVCVEEYVHRLVKPSVDHVCRLKFPTGNYPPCIGDDRDLLVHWCHGSPGVVYMLLQAYRAFGVPQYLEDALQCGEVVWHCGLLKKGYGLCHGAAGNAYTFLALYRLTQDPKHLYRACMFADWCMNYGKHGCRTPDTPFSLFEGMAGTIYFLADILQPMKARFPCFEV from the exons ATGGACACAAGAGCCTGGAGGAATCCATATCATGACTATGATGGGAACCCAGCGTCCACACAGGCGTTGTTTGACTGCCAGGGGAAG CTCACAGCAGAGTTTGCCCAAAGGCTGAGCAGCAAGATCAGCGAGCTGTTGGCTGTCATGGAAAACGGGCTGAAGTCTGCTGACCCAAGAGATTGCACCAGTTACACCGGCTGGGCAG GCATCGCTCTGCTCTACCTGCATCTCCACAACGTGTTCAGGGACTCCTCCTTACTCCAGAGAGCTCTAGAATACGTCAGCCGCAGTCTGAAGTCTTTGACCCGACGCCACGACGTCACCTTCCTGTGCGGGGATGCAGGGCCCCTGGCTGTCGCTGCTGTGGTCTACCATCGCCTGCAGAGGGTGCAGGAGACCGACGAGTGCATCAACAG ACTGCTGCAGTTTCACCAGAACGTGGTCAAAGGTGCAGGCGGGCTGCCTGACGAGCTGCTCTACGGACGGATGGGCTACCTCTACTCCCTCGTCTTCATCAACCAGCAGCTCGGGCAGGACAGGATCCCACTGCAGTACATCCAGCAG ATCAGTGAGGCCGTGCTGGTGTCCGGCGAACACCTCAGCAGGAAGTTCAGGGTGCAGAACCACAGCCCTCTGATGTACGAGTGGTACCAGGAGCAGTACGTCGGCGCCGCCCACGGCCTGGCGGGCATCTACTACTACCTCATGCAG CCGGGCTTCGTCTGCGTGGAGGAGTACGTACACAGGCTGGTGAAGCCCAGTGTCGACCACGTCTGCCGCCTCAAGTTCCCCACGGGAAACTACCCTCCATGCATCGGGGACGACCGAGACCTGCTGGTGCACTGGTGCCACGGATCCCCCGGGGTGGTCTACATGCTGCTGCAGGCGTACAGG GCCTTCGGAGTGCCCCAGTACCTGGAGGACGCCCTGCAGTGCGGCGAGGTGGTGTGGCACTGCGGCTTGCTGAAGAAGGGCTACGGGCTGTGTCACGGCGCGGCGGGGAACGCCTACACCTTCCTGGCCCTCTACCGGCTAACGCAGGACCCCAAGCACCTCTACAGAGCCTGcatg TTTGCTGACTGGTGCATGAACTACGGCAAACATGGATGCCGAACACCCGACACTCCCTTCTCCCTTTTTGAAG GCATGGCTGGCACCATCTACTTCTTGGCCGACATCTTGCAGCCAATGAAAGCGAGGTTCCCATGCTTTGAGGTGTAA